GCGAGAAGCATTCTCTGCATGTTGGTTCCTCCCTGAGGCGCCGGATTTCCTGGCGCGGGCCTGATCACGAGGCCCTCGGAGCATGTTACCGGTAACCGTAAATTTGTCAATCACCGCCCGTCCGGCGCGACCGGACGGGCGGGCGGTGGGATCAGAAGACCGGCAGCGGCTTCAGATCGTCATTCGTCCATTTGCGCGCGATGGCGTTGAGCTCGCCATTCGTCTTGATGGCGTAGATGAAAGTGTTCAACCACTGACGCAGATCGTCCTGGCCGCGCCGCATGCCGATGCCGAAATGATTCTCGACCAGCGTGATCTTCGATTCGAATTCCTTCTCGGCCTTGCCGCGATTGAGCACGAGCAACGCCGTCGTGCTGCTCCCGAGCGCATCGACTTGGCCGGTGACAAGCGCCTGAATGGATGTCGCCTCGTCGTCGAAGCGCATGATCTCGACGTCGGGAAGCGCCATCTTGGTCAGCAGCAGGTCGGGGATGGTGCCGCGCGGCACTCCGACCTTCAGGCCCTTGAGATCGTCATAAGACGCTATTTGCTTCTCTTTCCGGGCGGTGATGATAGTGCCGACCGCGGCATAGGGATTCGAAAACGAGACCTGCAGCGCGCGCTCCGGCGTGATCGAGAACAGCGAGATCACCAGATCGACGCGGTTGGTGAGCAGATACGGAATGCGGTTGGTCGAGGTGACTGGCACCAGCTCGAGCTCGACACCCATATGCTTCGCCACGAGACGCGCCACATCCACGTCATAACCGTCGGGCTGCCCATCGGTGCCAGTAACGCCGAAAGGTGCACTCGTCGGATCCACAGCGATGACCACTTTGCCTTTGCCGATGATGTCATCGACTGTTTGCGCCTGCGCCGCGCCGATCATCGTCAGCACGGCCAGCATAAATGTTGCCAACCATTTCATGATTTTCTCCCATAAGACTTGTCAACGGGTCGGTGACTGTGCATGTTATCGGTAACAAGTCAATATATGAGGGGATAATTTATACGGTGCTGGATTACACTTTCCAGTTTGGGACGGTGTGGCGAGAGTGGCCCCTCTTAGTCGACGGCCTTCTGCTGACCATCAAACTTTCCCTATTCTCCATGTTCTTCGGGATGATCGTCGCGACTCTGGGCGCCTTCGCCGCCTCCTATGGGCCACGCGCCTTGCGCATGGCGGTCACTGCCTATGTCGAGTTCATCCGCAACACGCCCTTCCTCGTCCAGGTCTTCGTCGTCTATCTAGGCCTCCCGAGTCTCGGCATCCGCCTTGCCCCGGACCACGCGGCGATTCTCGCCATGACGATCAATGTCGGTGCCTATGGCACGGAGATCATCCGCGCCGGCATCCAGTCCATTCACAAAGGCCAGATCGAGGCCGCAAAGGTCCTGGGCCTCAGGCCGTTCATGATCTTCCGCCTGATCATCTTCAAGCAAGCGATCCGCGCGATCTATCCCGCTTTGACGAGCCAGTTCATTCTCCTGATGCTCGGCACCAGCATTGTCTCGGCAATCGCCGTCGAGGAGCTTACCGCAACGGCGAACACCATCCAGTCGCGGACCTTCCGCACATTCGAAGTGTATTTCATCGTGACACTGATCTACATCGTACTGGCGCTCACCTTCCGCGGCGCCTTCCATCTCGTTCACTCGCGCTGGATCCGTCAGCGATGATCAGGGACTTCTCGGCGGACGAAATACTGCTCCTGCTGCTCGCGGCACGCTGGACCATCCTGCTTTCGCTGATCGCCTTCGTCGGCGGATCGATCGCAGGCTTCCTTATAGCACTCGCGCGCACCTCGCGCGCCAAGACGCTGCGTTGGGCCGCCACCGGCTATATCGAGCTCTTCCAGGACACGCCCCTTCTGATGCAGCTTTTCGTGATCTTCTTCGGCGCCAATATCATTGGGCTCCAGATCAACGCCTGGACGGCGGCGTCGTTGGGCCTGACGCTTTATGCCAGTGCCTTTCTCGGCGAGATCTGGCGCGGGTGCATCGAGGCCGTACCCAAAGGACAGTGGGAGGCGGCCAAGGCCTTGGGTCTCAGGCAATGGCAGGCTACTCTTCTCATCGTGGCGCCGCAGGCGGTGAAACTCGCCATCCCACCGACGATCGGCTTCCTCGTCCAGCTGATCAAGAACACGTCCCTCGCCTCGATCATCGGCTTTACCGAGCTCACGCGGACGGCGCAGCTGGTCAATAACGCCACCTACCAGCCTCTGACCGTCTTTCTCATCGTGTCGCTGATCTATTTTTCGCTGTGCTGGCCGCTGTCGCGCACCAGCCGTTGGCTGGAAAAGCGGCTCGCGGTGCAGGGATGATGGCAACGGACGCCGCGCGACTCAGCCTGCCGCCTGGCGAAGGCGATCGGCCGCGCCGGCATCGATGATGGCGAGGCGCGTCCTGTAGCGCCGCGCCGCGCCGGGCGCGAGCACGATCAGCTCGCCGGCGGCTTTCACAGCCTCGCGGCCAAAGCCGTTGGTGCAGGGCTCGATGCCGACCGCATACTGGCCTTCGCCCATCATCCGCCACTCGATATAGTTCGGCATCGCCCTTCGGTCATAACGCACACTCACGCCGGTGCCGCCAAAAAGTCTTGGATTGTAGATAGCGACCTCTACTTCGCCTTGTTCATCCGCCCGCAGCCGATGCTCGAAAGTCTGCTGGACCCAGTCTTTCTGCGGCGCGATGAAGCGTGACCAGCTGCTGCGATCGCTCACATCGGCCGTGCCGAAGAGGAGGCGTGGCGCACGCTCGGTCGGCGCGATGAGTTCGGCCCCCTCATCGACGAAGGGGTAGCCGACATTGAAATGATAGAGCAGCATGTGCTCGGCCGGCAGGAAGCCGCAATTCTCGACGACATCCTCCATCTCGAACCATGATCCGCCCATTTCGGCCCGATAACAGCGAGTGAGAACGAGGGTTTCGCCATAGCTCTGCGCCTGGGTGACCCGGCCGACGGCCTCGAGACAATATCTTCCCTCTACCCAGCGCCCGCCGAAACTCACGATCTCGGCCGGGATGAGGGCGGCCCGGTCATGCACGCCATAGCGGTCGGTGGGCCGCGCAGGAAAATTGTAGTGGGCGACGGACGTTTCTTCCGGATTGCCGATATGGACGAGCCCGCATGTGTTGTTGAGGCCACCAAGCCCGGTCCTCAGCCAGCCGAATCCGGCCTGATCCTCGAAGAACCAGGGCGCAGCAAGCATGGTCGGCGGGATCCAGGCCACGGATGCGCCGCGGAATTCACAGCGGCCGACATCGAAACCGCGATCGACGCCTATCTCGAAGGAAAAACCGGTGCCGGTCCTGAATTCGAGCAAGCGGACGCCGCGCGAGGGGCCATTATCGGAGGTAAGCAGCCTGACGTCCGCGATCTGCGACATATGCCCGACGCGCCGGCGCAGCGCGTCGCCCGACAGCCCATCGCCGAAAAAATCCATCGCATCCCCTCCTATGTTACGGGTATCATAACAAGCGTTTGACAGGCCCGGCAATGATCTGCATGGGTTCCTGTCGACAGCTTTGCACGTGAAACGAGCAGGATTTCGGACCTTGGCAAAAGGAGATGGAGGGTCGAAGCGCGGATTTGGCCCGACCATGGCGGAAGTGGCGGCACTCGCCAGCGTGACCAAGATGACGGTCTCGCGCGTGCTGCGTCAGCCCGAGAAGGTCAACCCGGAAACGCGCAAGCGCGTATCGTCGGCCATGTTGAAGCTCGGCTACGTCCCCAACCGGCTCGCCGGCAGCCTGACATCCGGCGCCACCGGCCTCATCGCCGCGATCGTGCCGACATTGCGCCATTCGATCTTCGCCGACGTGCTGGAAGGTTTGTCGGATGTCATCTCCGAAGCCGGCCTCGATCTCTTCGTGTCCTTCAGCTCCTACCGGACCGATGTGGAAGAAAGCCAGATCCGCTCGATCCTCGAACGGCGCCCCGACGCGCTGATGCTGACTGGCCTTACCCACAGCAAGGCCTCGCGTGACATTCTGCGCAATTTCGGTATCCCCGTCATCGAAACCTGGGAGACGGCCGAGGAGCCCATCGACATGATGGTGGGTTATTCGAACCGCGACGCGGCCCATGCTATGACGGGCGAGCTGGTGCGCGCCGGCTACCGTCGCATTGCCTTCGTCAACGGCTCATCCGCCGGCAACGAGCGCGCGCGGCTTCGCGCCGAAGGCTATCTCGCGGCACTTCAGGAGGCCGGCTTGCCGGCGTTGCCCATTCACGTCGTCGAGCATGATGCCGATATCCGTCCCGAAATCGGCGCGCGGGCGCTGATCGCCGTGCGCCAGCAGACACCGGATGTCGATGCGATCTTCTTTACCAGCGACATATTCGCCGTCGGCGCGATCCTGGCCTGCCGCGAACAGGGAATAGACGTGCCCAACACGATCGGTATTGCCGGATTTCACGATCTCGAAATCGGCCGGGTGGTTTCCCCGACGCTGACGACCGTGCATGTGCCGGCGACCGAGATGGGGCGCAAGGCCGGCCATATGCTGCTGGCGCGTTTGTCCGGTGGACGCAGCAATATTAGCCGCCAGAATCTCGGCTTCAGCATCATCCTGCGCGAGAGCGCGAGACGCTCGCGGGGTTAGCTCATCTCGCGATATGGCACCCGGCCCGGCGCAGGCCCGCCAGATATTCATCGATGAGCTGGTGATAGCGGGTGCGCCCGAAGCTTGGGAAATGGCCGCCATGCACGATGCTCACCGGCAATGACCGAATGCGCTCGAAGGTCGCTTGATAGTCGCGACGGACGGAGTGATAGGCGTCGTCGATCAATGGTCCGTCATAGACGATGTCGCCCGAGAGGAAGATGCCGGTCCGGCGCTCGAAGAGGCCGATGCCGCCCGGCGAATGGCCGGGCGTGTGGATGACCTCGAAGGCGCGATCGCCCAGATCGATGATATCGCCGCCCTCGAGGATGCGACCTGCCGGCGCCGGCTCGATGCGATAGGCTTCCGTCTTCCAGCCTTGCGGCGGCCGGTCGAACATCTCTTCCGTCGCATATCTGTCGGCGCAGGTGAGCTCATTGCGCGGATCGGCGAGAATGGCGGCTTCCGCCCCATGCACGGCCCGATCGGCGAATTCATGATGGCAGCCTATATGGTCGAAATGCGTGTGGCTCGCGACGCAGAGCAGCGGCCGCTCGCGCACCAGCGCCACATGCCGTCGCAGGCTGAAATGGCCGAGCCCCGTATCGAACAGCAGATCGCGGTCGCGCCCGCGCACATGCCACATATTGCAACGGTAGAAGGGCTTGATCCACGGCTCATGTATCAGCGTCACGTCATCGGCGCAGCGGATCGTCTCATACCAATCAGCAGCGGCGACCATCATCGCGCCAGGACCAGGACATGCGCCGGGTCGCAGGCGAAATCGATCATGTCGCCCGGTCGCACCATCGCATCGGCGGGAAGCCGCGCCAGGAGCGTCAACGTCTCGTCCTTGGCGGGAATGGCGGTGACGCGTTTGAAGCTGCCCTGGAAGATGACGTCTTCGATGCGCGCGGTGCCCAGCGGCAGGAGTTTCTTCTGATCGATCACCACATGTTCGGGGCGGATCGCCAGTGTGAGCTCGCGGCCGGGTGCCGCATCGGTGGCGAGTTTCCAGAGACCGAAGGGCGTTTCGATCTCGCCCGCCGCCACGATACGGCCCGGAAAGATCGTGCTCTCGCCCATGAAGGTGGCGCTGAAGCGGCTCGCCGGCTTCAGATAGACGCGCTCGGCCGGTCCTTCATCCTCGATTCGTCCGTGATTCATCACCACGCAATGATCGGCGAGCGCCATGGCCTCTTCCTGATCATGCGTCACATGCACGAAAGCGGTACCGACCCGCTTCTGGATCGCCTTGAGCTCTTCCTGCATCTGGCGGCGGAGCTTCAGGTCAAGCGCGCCCAGGGGCTCATCGAGGAGCAGCACCGAGGGCTCGACCACCAGAGCGCGGGCGAGCGCCACGCGCTGGCGCTGGCCGCCGGACAGCTGATGCGGTTTCTTGGCGAAGGCCTCGGGCAGGCCGACGAGTTTCAGCACCTCCTGTGCCCGCCGGTCCCGCTCGCTGGCGGACACGCCACGCATACGCAGGCCGAAGCCGACATTGGCGCCGACCGTCATATGGGGAAACAGCGCATAATCCTGGAACACCGTCGTCGTCGGCCGCTTCGCCGGCGGCATGCTGGTGCAATCCTGGCCTTCGATCAGCACCTGGCCGGATGTCGGCACGAGGAAGCCGCCGAGGATCGACAGCAGGGTCGTCTTGCCGGAGCCCGAAGGGCCCAGCAGCACCGTGTAGCTGCGCGGCGCGATGTCGAGCGAGACATTGTCGAGAGCCCGCATGGTTCCGAAAGTCTGCGAGACGGATTTGACCTGGACCAAGGGCGTCATGTTCTGGATTTCCGGAAGAAAACGAGTTCGAAAAGAAGCACGAAGGCGATCGACACCAGGAAGACGAGCGAGCCCACGGCATTGGTCTTGGGGTTAAGGCCGGAGCGCAGGAGGTTCCAGATCTCGACCGGCAAGGTCGTATCGAAGCGGGTGAGGAGGAAGGAGATGATGAACTCATCCCAGGAAAAAGTCATCGACAGGAAGAAGCTGGCAAACAAAGCCGGCCACAGCATGGGCGCGGTGACCAGCGTCAGCACCTGCCATTCCTTGGCGCCGAGATCGCGGGCGGCGCGCTCGATATTGGCCTGATGCTCGCCCATCTGGCTATAGAGGATA
This genomic stretch from Nordella sp. HKS 07 harbors:
- a CDS encoding transporter substrate-binding domain-containing protein, which produces MKWLATFMLAVLTMIGAAQAQTVDDIIGKGKVVIAVDPTSAPFGVTGTDGQPDGYDVDVARLVAKHMGVELELVPVTSTNRIPYLLTNRVDLVISLFSITPERALQVSFSNPYAAVGTIITARKEKQIASYDDLKGLKVGVPRGTIPDLLLTKMALPDVEIMRFDDEATSIQALVTGQVDALGSSTTALLVLNRGKAEKEFESKITLVENHFGIGMRRGQDDLRQWLNTFIYAIKTNGELNAIARKWTNDDLKPLPVF
- a CDS encoding amino acid ABC transporter permease, with protein sequence MDYTFQFGTVWREWPLLVDGLLLTIKLSLFSMFFGMIVATLGAFAASYGPRALRMAVTAYVEFIRNTPFLVQVFVVYLGLPSLGIRLAPDHAAILAMTINVGAYGTEIIRAGIQSIHKGQIEAAKVLGLRPFMIFRLIIFKQAIRAIYPALTSQFILLMLGTSIVSAIAVEELTATANTIQSRTFRTFEVYFIVTLIYIVLALTFRGAFHLVHSRWIRQR
- a CDS encoding amino acid ABC transporter permease, with the translated sequence MIRDFSADEILLLLLAARWTILLSLIAFVGGSIAGFLIALARTSRAKTLRWAATGYIELFQDTPLLMQLFVIFFGANIIGLQINAWTAASLGLTLYASAFLGEIWRGCIEAVPKGQWEAAKALGLRQWQATLLIVAPQAVKLAIPPTIGFLVQLIKNTSLASIIGFTELTRTAQLVNNATYQPLTVFLIVSLIYFSLCWPLSRTSRWLEKRLAVQG
- a CDS encoding DUF4432 family protein, which gives rise to MDFFGDGLSGDALRRRVGHMSQIADVRLLTSDNGPSRGVRLLEFRTGTGFSFEIGVDRGFDVGRCEFRGASVAWIPPTMLAAPWFFEDQAGFGWLRTGLGGLNNTCGLVHIGNPEETSVAHYNFPARPTDRYGVHDRAALIPAEIVSFGGRWVEGRYCLEAVGRVTQAQSYGETLVLTRCYRAEMGGSWFEMEDVVENCGFLPAEHMLLYHFNVGYPFVDEGAELIAPTERAPRLLFGTADVSDRSSWSRFIAPQKDWVQQTFEHRLRADEQGEVEVAIYNPRLFGGTGVSVRYDRRAMPNYIEWRMMGEGQYAVGIEPCTNGFGREAVKAAGELIVLAPGAARRYRTRLAIIDAGAADRLRQAAG
- a CDS encoding LacI family DNA-binding transcriptional regulator is translated as MAKGDGGSKRGFGPTMAEVAALASVTKMTVSRVLRQPEKVNPETRKRVSSAMLKLGYVPNRLAGSLTSGATGLIAAIVPTLRHSIFADVLEGLSDVISEAGLDLFVSFSSYRTDVEESQIRSILERRPDALMLTGLTHSKASRDILRNFGIPVIETWETAEEPIDMMVGYSNRDAAHAMTGELVRAGYRRIAFVNGSSAGNERARLRAEGYLAALQEAGLPALPIHVVEHDADIRPEIGARALIAVRQQTPDVDAIFFTSDIFAVGAILACREQGIDVPNTIGIAGFHDLEIGRVVSPTLTTVHVPATEMGRKAGHMLLARLSGGRSNISRQNLGFSIILRESARRSRG
- a CDS encoding MBL fold metallo-hydrolase, with the protein product MMVAAADWYETIRCADDVTLIHEPWIKPFYRCNMWHVRGRDRDLLFDTGLGHFSLRRHVALVRERPLLCVASHTHFDHIGCHHEFADRAVHGAEAAILADPRNELTCADRYATEEMFDRPPQGWKTEAYRIEPAPAGRILEGGDIIDLGDRAFEVIHTPGHSPGGIGLFERRTGIFLSGDIVYDGPLIDDAYHSVRRDYQATFERIRSLPVSIVHGGHFPSFGRTRYHQLIDEYLAGLRRAGCHIAR
- a CDS encoding ABC transporter ATP-binding protein gives rise to the protein MTPLVQVKSVSQTFGTMRALDNVSLDIAPRSYTVLLGPSGSGKTTLLSILGGFLVPTSGQVLIEGQDCTSMPPAKRPTTTVFQDYALFPHMTVGANVGFGLRMRGVSASERDRRAQEVLKLVGLPEAFAKKPHQLSGGQRQRVALARALVVEPSVLLLDEPLGALDLKLRRQMQEELKAIQKRVGTAFVHVTHDQEEAMALADHCVVMNHGRIEDEGPAERVYLKPASRFSATFMGESTIFPGRIVAAGEIETPFGLWKLATDAAPGRELTLAIRPEHVVIDQKKLLPLGTARIEDVIFQGSFKRVTAIPAKDETLTLLARLPADAMVRPGDMIDFACDPAHVLVLAR